DNA sequence from the Pseudomonas fluorescens Q2-87 genome:
AGACCGCCGAGGAACGCTACCAGACGGCGGCGAGCGTTGAACACGACCTGAAACGATGCCTTGAGGACTGGCAGCAGTCGGGCCAGATCAGTGCCTTTGCCTTGGGTGAACATGGCGCGTCCGACCGGCTGCGGATTCCCGAGAAACTCTATGGCCGCGAGCGCGAGGTCGACACCCTGGTTGCCGCGTTTTCCCGGATCGTTCACAGCAGCGCACCGGAACTGGTATTGGTCACTGGCTATTCAGGTATCGGCAAGTCCTCGGTGGTCAACGAACTGCACAAGGTGCTGGTGCCTCCTCGGGGGCTTTTCGCCAGCGGCAAGTTCGATCAATACCAGCGCGACATTCCTTATGCGACGCTGGTGCAGGCTTTCCAGAGCCTGGTCCGCACGCTGCTGGGCAAGCACGACGCGGAACTGGCGAACTGGCGCGAGGCGTTGCAGCAAGCGTTGGACGCCAATGCGCGGCTCATCACCGACCTTATTCCGGAGCTCAAGCTCATCATCGGTGAGCCGCCACCGGTTCCGGCACTTGACCCGCAACAGGAACAGCGTCGTTTCCTCCTTGTGTTGCGGCGTTTTATCGGTGTGTTTGCCAGGGAAGATCATCCGCTTGCATTGTTCCTCGATGACCTGCAATGGCTCGACGCGGCAACGCTCGACTTGCTGGAGGATCTGCTGACCAGCTCCGATGTAAGGCACCTGATGCTGGTGGGGGCTTACCGCAGCAACGAAGTGGACGCCACGCACCCGCTGACGGGCAAGCTGCAGGCCATTCGCAACGCGGGCGGCAAGGTCAACGAAATCATGCTGGCGCCGCTCGCCAAGACGCATATCGAACAATTGATCGCCGAGGCGCTGCATGACGAGCGTGAACGCATCGAGCCACTGGCACAGTTGGTGCTCGACAAGACGGCGGGCAATCCGTTCTTCGTGATCCAGTTCCTCCAAGCGCTCGCCGACGAACAATTGCTGACTTTCGATCATGAGGCGCGGCAGTGGTGGTGGGATCCGGACCGCATCCATGCCAAGGGCTACACCGACAATATCGTCGACCTCATGGTCGGCAAACTGATCCGCCTGCCGGTCGAGACGCAGCAAGCGTTGCAGCAGCTGGCCTGCCTGGGCAGCGTCGCCGGGCTCAAGGCGCTGTCCACGGTCCTGGGCGTCCCCAAGACGCAGGTGCGAGCGGCGCTGTGGGAAGCGGTTCGCCAGGAACTGGTCGAGCGGCTGGACGGCGCCTATGGTTTTGTCCACGACCGTATCCACGAAGCCGCCTATTCACTCATACCCAAGGCTTCCCGTGCCGAGGTGCACTTGCGTATCGGGCGGCAATTGGCCGCACAGATGTCCTCGCGCGGGCTTGAAGAGGCGATTTTTGAGATCGTCGGCCAGCTCAATCGCGGCGCGGCGTTGCTGACCGACCCGGCTGAGCGAGAGCAGTTGGCACAATTCAACCTCATGGCCGGCCAGCGTGCGAAGGCATCGACGGCCTATGCGTCGGCACTCAATTATCTCGCTAGCGGGGCCCAGCTGTTGGATGACGATTGCTGGACGCGTCGCCCCGGGCTGGTTTTCGCGTTGGAATTGAACCGGGCTGAGTGTGAATTGCTCACCGGGCAGCTCGCTGCGGCGGATGAACGCCTGACCCTGTTGTCGAGTCGCGCTACGACGGTGAACGACCGTGCCAGTGTTGCATGCCTGCTGATGGACGTTTACCTGCTCCTGGACCGCAGCGATGGGGCGGTTACTGTTTGTCTCGCCTACCTGCGGCATGTGGGCATCGAGTGGTCGGCGCATCCGAGCGACGAAGACGTGCGCCGCGAGTATGACCGTATCGGTGCGTTATTGGGCGGGCGGGCAATCGAGGATCTCATCGACTTGCCGATGATGGAGGACGCGACGTCGCTCATGACCGTCAATGCCCTCGGCAAGCTCTTCGCACCGGCCTTGCAGAGCGATGCGAACCTGGCGGACCTGCTGATTTGCAAAGCGATCAACCTGAGCCTGGAGGGAGGCAATTGCGACGCTTCCTGTGTGCTTTACGCGAATTTTTTCCGAGTCGCCGGGCGGCGGTTCGGTGATTACCAGATGGGGTTCCGGTTCGGCCAGCTCGGCTGCGACCTGGTTGAGCACCGCGGCTTGAAGCGATTCGAGCCCAGCACCTATCTGTGTTTCTCGTGTTTTGCCGTGCGCTGGATGAGGCCCGTCGGGCAATGCCGAGACTTGCTGCGTCGTTCGTTTGCCGCAGCAAACCGGATCGGCGATCTGCCCTACGGCGCCTACGCGGGCAATAACCTCACCGCCGATCTGCTCTTTGCTGGCGAGACGTTGTCCGACGTGCAGGGCGAGTCCGAGCGCGGCCTGGCTTATGCGCGTAAGGTGCGCTTCGGGTTGGTGGTCGATTTCATCCTCACGCAACTGATGCTGATCCGAATGATGCGCGGCTTGACGCCCACGTTCGGTCGATTGGACGACGGCGAATTCAATGAGCGGGAAACTGAGGCTCACTTGGCCAGCAATCCGGACCTGGTCCTGGCCGAGTGTCTGTATTGGGTTCGTAAACTGCAGGCCCGCTACATGGCCGACGAACCTCAAGCGGCGTTGGAAGCTGCCGCGCGGGCACAGCGCTTACTCTGGGTTTGCCAGGCATTCTTCGAAGAAGCCGAATATCATTTTTATGGCGCGCTGGCCTGCGCCGCCTGCTGCGACAACGCCCCGGAGGAGAAGTACAAGCACTACCAACTGACGCTGACTGCCAGTCATCAGTGGCTACAGAACTGGGCACAGCAATGTCCGCAGAACTTCGCGAGCAGGGCGCTGCTGGTCGGCGCCGAAATCGCCCGTGTCGAAGGGCGCGTGGTCGATGCCCAGTTGCTCTATGAACAAGCCATAGAGGCTGCGCAGGAGAGCGGCTTTGTCCATATCGAGGCGCTTGCCAACGAGCTCGCAGCGCGTTTCTATACGGCGCGCGGCTTCGCCAAGATTGCCCGTGTCTACTTGCAGGACGCCCGTTACGGCTATCAGCGTTGGGGCGCCGATGGCAAGGTCAGGCAACTTGAGGGCCGATACCCGTCGCTGAGGACTGAAGCGCCTGCGTTCGGCCCGACGACCACAATAACGACACCGGTTGAACATCTGGATTTTGTCACCGTGCTGAAGGTCTCCCAGGCGTTGTCAGGCGAGATCGTCCTGGAGAAACTGATCGATACGATCATGGCCACGGCAATCGAGCAGGCCGGCGCCGAACGTGGGCTGTTGATTCTGTCCGACGGCGCTGAGCAGCGGATCGCCGCCCAAGTGATCGCTGGCGACAACACCACCCAATTGCGCGATGCGCCGGTGAGCGCGGCGTTGCTGCCGGAGTCGATTCTCTATCATGTCCTGCGTACACAAGAGAGCGTGTTCCTCGACGATGCCGCGGTCGATGCGCCATTTGCC
Encoded proteins:
- a CDS encoding trifunctional serine/threonine-protein kinase/ATP-binding protein/sensor histidine kinase, whose protein sequence is MQIRWDDGERIFCRELRSGVDGDCNVLVVRPAAEQPRPGCLERLAHEFGLRDELDGTWTAQPLELLREGAQVQLVLEDPGGEPLVQLLSAPMETGMCLSLAVGIAVALGKLHQRGLVHKDIKPSHILVNCADGQARLTGFGLASRLPRERQAPETLAGTLAYMAPEQTGKMNRSIDSRSDLYSFGVTLYQMLTGSLPFMASDPIEWVHCHIAKKPLPPRERVATVPEVLSRIVMKLLAKTAEERYQTAASVEHDLKRCLEDWQQSGQISAFALGEHGASDRLRIPEKLYGREREVDTLVAAFSRIVHSSAPELVLVTGYSGIGKSSVVNELHKVLVPPRGLFASGKFDQYQRDIPYATLVQAFQSLVRTLLGKHDAELANWREALQQALDANARLITDLIPELKLIIGEPPPVPALDPQQEQRRFLLVLRRFIGVFAREDHPLALFLDDLQWLDAATLDLLEDLLTSSDVRHLMLVGAYRSNEVDATHPLTGKLQAIRNAGGKVNEIMLAPLAKTHIEQLIAEALHDERERIEPLAQLVLDKTAGNPFFVIQFLQALADEQLLTFDHEARQWWWDPDRIHAKGYTDNIVDLMVGKLIRLPVETQQALQQLACLGSVAGLKALSTVLGVPKTQVRAALWEAVRQELVERLDGAYGFVHDRIHEAAYSLIPKASRAEVHLRIGRQLAAQMSSRGLEEAIFEIVGQLNRGAALLTDPAEREQLAQFNLMAGQRAKASTAYASALNYLASGAQLLDDDCWTRRPGLVFALELNRAECELLTGQLAAADERLTLLSSRATTVNDRASVACLLMDVYLLLDRSDGAVTVCLAYLRHVGIEWSAHPSDEDVRREYDRIGALLGGRAIEDLIDLPMMEDATSLMTVNALGKLFAPALQSDANLADLLICKAINLSLEGGNCDASCVLYANFFRVAGRRFGDYQMGFRFGQLGCDLVEHRGLKRFEPSTYLCFSCFAVRWMRPVGQCRDLLRRSFAAANRIGDLPYGAYAGNNLTADLLFAGETLSDVQGESERGLAYARKVRFGLVVDFILTQLMLIRMMRGLTPTFGRLDDGEFNERETEAHLASNPDLVLAECLYWVRKLQARYMADEPQAALEAAARAQRLLWVCQAFFEEAEYHFYGALACAACCDNAPEEKYKHYQLTLTASHQWLQNWAQQCPQNFASRALLVGAEIARVEGRVVDAQLLYEQAIEAAQESGFVHIEALANELAARFYTARGFAKIARVYLQDARYGYQRWGADGKVRQLEGRYPSLRTEAPAFGPTTTITTPVEHLDFVTVLKVSQALSGEIVLEKLIDTIMATAIEQAGAERGLLILSDGAEQRIAAQVIAGDNTTQLRDAPVSAALLPESILYHVLRTQESVFLDDAAVDAPFAADPYIHQQQARSILCLPLMNQAKLVGALYLENNLAAHVFSPSRIAVLKLVASQAAISLENARLYREVAEREAKIRRLVDANIIGILVWNADGDIIEANDAFLRMLGYERDDLTSGRLSWRDLTAPEFREFSERSLAQALETGHARPYEKEYFRKDGSRLPVIVGLAMFEAGSREGVAFVLDLTERRQAEEKIRESERRYREVQTELAHANRVATMGQLVASIAHEVNQPIAAAILNADAALRWLNAQPPELEEVRQVLGRLIIDANRAADVLGRIRGHIRKAPPQKEPMDIRAAIDEMIEFTRGQVIKSGASIQTRLADRLPLIKGDRVELQQVLLNLIVNALEAMNSVPEGERHLTICATLQDVGCVLVSVSDSGPGFASQSVEQAFTSFYTTKPTGLGLGLSICHSIIESHGGCLKATINPPRGATVQFTLPVVQG